In Paenibacillus guangzhouensis, a single window of DNA contains:
- the qoxB gene encoding cytochrome aa3 quinol oxidase subunit I: protein MKLDEFFVTGEPMIYAAMVSIVVASLAILIGLTYFKKWGYLWREWLTTVDHKRIGVMYIIAALLMLFRGGVDALLMRAQLAVPENGLLDAQHYNEIFTTHGVIMILFMAMPFIIGLMNIVVPLQIGARDVAFPRLNAVSFWLFFAGAMLFNLSFVIGGSPDAGWTAYFPLASLELSPTVGNNFYSIALQIAGIGTLLTGVNFIVTILKMRAPGMKLMQMPMFTWSILITSVIILFAFPVLTVALALMMFDRMFGGQFFTMANGGMDMLWANLFWVWGHPEVYIVILPAFGIYSEIISTFSKKNLYGYKSMVASMVVISLLSFVVWAHHFYTMGHGAMVNGVFSITTMAIAVPTGVKIFNWLFTLQKGRISFTTPMLYTLAFIPIFTIGGVTGVMLAMASADYQYHNTMFLVAHFHYVLIPGTVFAVIAGFHYWFPKMFGFRLNERLGKLAFWLIAIFFNVTFLPLFFLGLNGMSRRMYTYSAGSGFGPLNMIASIGAVGLALGFVVLCYNIYWSFRYAPRENASDPWGGGRTLEWATHSPVPEYNFARTPNVKGMDAYWHSKKENQPLFEGKIEPIHMPNNSGQPFILGVIFFFLGFFLIFSWWIPSIIAGIAVIIMLAARTFERDHGRHIPVKEIIETEKKLGGELV, encoded by the coding sequence ATGAAACTCGATGAATTTTTCGTTACGGGAGAACCGATGATCTACGCCGCAATGGTCAGTATCGTCGTTGCCTCTCTAGCAATCCTCATCGGTCTGACCTATTTCAAGAAATGGGGCTACCTTTGGAGAGAGTGGTTAACAACCGTCGATCATAAACGTATCGGCGTCATGTATATTATCGCAGCACTCCTCATGTTATTCCGTGGGGGCGTGGATGCACTACTCATGCGTGCTCAGCTCGCAGTTCCAGAGAATGGGCTGCTCGACGCGCAGCATTATAATGAAATTTTCACAACGCATGGTGTTATCATGATCCTATTCATGGCGATGCCATTCATTATCGGACTTATGAACATCGTCGTTCCATTGCAAATTGGCGCGCGTGACGTTGCATTCCCAAGGCTGAATGCCGTCAGCTTCTGGCTCTTCTTCGCTGGAGCGATGTTATTTAACCTATCCTTCGTCATCGGGGGCTCCCCAGATGCAGGATGGACAGCGTACTTCCCGCTCGCGAGTCTGGAACTCAGTCCGACCGTCGGGAATAACTTCTATTCGATTGCGTTACAGATTGCCGGTATCGGTACCCTGCTAACAGGGGTTAACTTTATCGTTACGATTCTTAAAATGCGTGCGCCTGGCATGAAGCTTATGCAGATGCCAATGTTCACATGGTCTATCTTGATCACTAGTGTTATCATTTTGTTCGCATTCCCGGTTCTAACCGTAGCTCTTGCACTAATGATGTTCGACCGGATGTTCGGAGGCCAATTCTTTACGATGGCCAACGGCGGGATGGATATGCTCTGGGCGAACTTATTCTGGGTATGGGGTCATCCAGAGGTTTATATCGTTATTTTGCCGGCCTTCGGTATTTATAGTGAAATTATCTCAACATTCTCCAAAAAGAATTTGTATGGTTATAAATCAATGGTTGCCAGTATGGTTGTCATTTCGTTACTTTCCTTCGTCGTATGGGCGCATCACTTCTATACGATGGGTCATGGTGCGATGGTCAATGGCGTCTTCTCGATTACAACGATGGCCATTGCAGTTCCTACCGGAGTCAAGATATTCAACTGGTTATTCACCTTACAGAAAGGCCGAATATCCTTCACGACGCCTATGCTATACACATTAGCGTTCATTCCGATCTTTACAATCGGTGGGGTTACTGGTGTTATGCTAGCCATGGCTTCCGCGGACTATCAGTATCATAATACGATGTTCCTGGTTGCGCATTTCCACTACGTATTGATTCCAGGTACCGTATTTGCAGTTATCGCCGGGTTCCATTACTGGTTCCCAAAAATGTTCGGATTCCGTCTGAACGAACGTCTTGGTAAACTTGCATTCTGGTTAATTGCAATTTTCTTCAACGTAACATTCCTGCCGCTCTTCTTCTTGGGATTGAACGGAATGTCGCGTCGGATGTACACCTATTCCGCAGGTTCAGGATTCGGGCCGCTAAATATGATCGCATCGATCGGTGCTGTCGGACTTGCACTTGGCTTTGTTGTTCTATGCTACAACATCTATTGGAGCTTCCGTTATGCACCACGCGAAAATGCAAGCGATCCATGGGGTGGCGGTCGTACGCTTGAATGGGCTACTCATAGTCCAGTTCCAGAATACAACTTTGCACGTACACCGAATGTCAAAGGTATGGATGCTTACTGGCATTCGAAGAAAGAGAACCAACCATTATTTGAAGGTAAAATTGAACCGATTCATATGCCGAATAACAGCGGCCAACCGTTTATTCTCGGCGTAATCTTCTTCTTCCTAGGTTTCTTCTTGATCTTCAGCTGGTGGATTCCATCGATCATCGCGGGTATCGCGGTTATCATTATGCTTGCAGCTCGTACATTCGAGCGCGATCATGGTAGACACATCCCTGTCAAAGAGATCATCGAGACCGAAAAGAAACTTGGGGGTGAACTCGTATGA
- the qoxD gene encoding cytochrome aa3 quinol oxidase subunit IV — protein MKQLFPVKHVMGYIFSLVLSVVALAVLMDGISYTVGLAILLICAILQAGTQLFLFMHIGESKDTKSSLYLNIAYALFVGLVTIFGTLFTMIWGYN, from the coding sequence ATGAAGCAACTATTCCCAGTCAAGCATGTCATGGGGTATATCTTCTCACTTGTCCTTTCGGTCGTCGCGCTGGCGGTGCTGATGGATGGCATCTCCTACACGGTGGGACTTGCAATTCTACTGATCTGTGCAATTTTGCAAGCCGGAACGCAATTGTTCCTCTTCATGCACATTGGCGAATCGAAAGATACGAAGTCGAGCCTCTACCTCAACATTGCTTATGCCCTCTTCGTGGGTCTCGTAACGATCTTCGGTACATTGTTCACGATGATTTGGGGTTACAACTAG
- the qoxA gene encoding cytochrome aa3 quinol oxidase subunit II produces MKKRGPLLLFFISLIMLLSGCSSKLLVLDPKGPVAKTQSSTIIFSMIVMAVVLLVVYVMYIYMLTKYRATKANEGYEPPHIEGSKWLELIWTIIPIIIVVILSVVTVRTTNAVEKVPAGYEDQKPLVIYASSSDWKWHFSYPEENIETVNYVNIPTNRPVEFRLYAFGPITSFWVPQLGGQKYAMSDMVNKLNLVAEHEGSFFGRNSNFSGKGFAHMEFEVLAQSPADYTKWVDDVKKTASKLTEDEFNKLLDTPVVGRKTYSSTHLEFRPAPEGANGGHHHGGGDADAKDNTGSMDHSNMNMDDMESMDHSQHE; encoded by the coding sequence ATGAAAAAGAGAGGACCGCTATTATTATTCTTCATCTCACTCATTATGCTATTAAGTGGATGTAGCTCGAAACTGCTGGTACTGGATCCAAAAGGTCCGGTAGCGAAGACGCAGTCGAGTACGATTATCTTCTCCATGATCGTCATGGCTGTCGTACTGTTAGTCGTCTACGTCATGTACATTTACATGCTGACAAAATATCGTGCGACCAAAGCCAATGAAGGTTATGAACCGCCTCATATCGAGGGAAGCAAGTGGTTGGAGCTGATCTGGACGATTATCCCGATCATCATCGTTGTGATTCTATCCGTTGTTACGGTTCGTACGACCAATGCGGTGGAAAAAGTACCTGCCGGATACGAGGACCAGAAGCCGCTCGTGATCTATGCATCATCTTCCGATTGGAAATGGCACTTCAGCTATCCGGAAGAAAATATTGAGACTGTTAACTATGTCAATATCCCTACGAACCGCCCGGTTGAATTCCGTCTATATGCATTCGGACCAATCACAAGCTTCTGGGTTCCACAGCTTGGCGGTCAGAAATATGCGATGAGCGATATGGTGAATAAACTCAATCTTGTCGCTGAACATGAAGGATCATTCTTTGGTAGGAACTCGAACTTCTCGGGTAAAGGATTCGCACATATGGAATTCGAAGTATTGGCTCAATCCCCTGCGGATTATACCAAATGGGTTGACGATGTGAAGAAAACTGCTTCGAAATTAACGGAAGACGAGTTCAATAAACTATTGGATACGCCAGTCGTCGGACGTAAGACGTATTCGTCCACTCACCTTGAATTCCGTCCAGCACCTGAAGGTGCAAATGGTGGACATCATCATGGTGGCGGCGACGCAGATGCCAAGGACAACACAGGATCGATGGATCATTCGAACATGAACATGGACGATATGGAATCGATGGATCATTCGCAGCACGAATAA
- a CDS encoding HD-GYP domain-containing protein, giving the protein MEHITELLHDLWGKDQITFEHSMRVGHLARCMAKQLQLTKTQTSQLILGCCLHDIGKLLIPTEILTKTTQLTTYEWDVMRQHPVLGAERLTGEQIGSRIVIDIVKYHHERWNGEGYPSGLMWDNIPPFARICTVIDAWDKMISDQPYRPAMTLEEAKAELIRCTNTQFDKKYVTACLRIPDEELARKEIDMLELLRDMGVKEEQHDNFNFISGDAKRISRRSYSTN; this is encoded by the coding sequence ATGGAACACATCACAGAATTGCTGCATGACTTATGGGGAAAAGATCAGATCACATTTGAACATAGTATGCGAGTCGGGCATCTCGCGCGGTGTATGGCGAAGCAATTGCAGCTAACCAAGACCCAGACTAGTCAGTTGATCTTAGGCTGTTGTCTGCATGACATCGGGAAACTGTTGATTCCTACGGAGATCTTGACGAAGACTACGCAACTGACGACATATGAGTGGGATGTTATGAGGCAGCACCCGGTTCTTGGAGCAGAACGCTTAACAGGGGAGCAGATCGGAAGCCGCATCGTCATAGATATCGTCAAATATCATCATGAACGGTGGAATGGTGAAGGGTATCCGTCTGGCTTAATGTGGGATAATATCCCCCCGTTTGCGAGGATCTGCACCGTCATTGACGCTTGGGACAAGATGATCTCAGATCAGCCGTATCGACCAGCAATGACGCTTGAAGAAGCTAAGGCCGAATTAATTCGCTGCACCAATACGCAATTTGATAAAAAATACGTGACTGCATGTTTACGAATCCCGGATGAAGAGTTAGCGAGGAAGGAGATCGATATGCTAGAGCTGCTGAGGGATATGGGAGTGAAGGAGGAACAACATGACAATTTCAACTTTATTTCCGGTGATGCAAAGCGAATTTCTAGACGAAGCTACAGCACAAATTAA
- the qoxC gene encoding cytochrome aa3 quinol oxidase subunit III, with amino-acid sequence MKINPNVPLEYGTEENSNRIFGFWLFLGAEIALFSTLFAVYFTLWNRAGSGPTASEIFELNGVLVETFLLLTSSFTCGLAIHAMRQGFKKATLVFFGITLLMGLGFLGVEITEFVTYVHDGATLSTSAFLSSLFVLLGTHGLHVTMGFLWGAAIMIQIKREGFTPDTTNKSFIFSLYWHFLDVVWIFIFSFVYLKGMM; translated from the coding sequence ATGAAAATAAATCCGAATGTGCCGCTCGAATATGGCACTGAAGAGAACAGCAACCGCATCTTCGGGTTCTGGTTGTTCCTAGGCGCAGAGATCGCCCTCTTCTCTACGTTGTTCGCTGTTTATTTCACACTCTGGAATCGTGCGGGCAGCGGCCCGACAGCCAGTGAGATTTTCGAATTAAACGGTGTTCTGGTTGAGACATTCCTACTCTTAACGAGTAGTTTCACTTGTGGACTCGCGATTCATGCGATGCGTCAGGGATTCAAAAAAGCAACACTCGTGTTCTTCGGCATCACCCTCTTAATGGGTCTAGGATTCTTGGGCGTCGAAATCACAGAGTTCGTTACGTATGTACATGATGGTGCTACACTTTCTACTAGCGCATTTTTATCCAGCTTGTTCGTCCTGCTAGGAACGCACGGTCTCCACGTTACGATGGGCTTCCTGTGGGGAGCTGCTATCATGATTCAGATCAAACGTGAAGGCTTCACGCCAGATACAACGAATAAATCGTTTATCTTCTCCTTGTACTGGCATTTCCTTGATGTCGTATGGATCTTCATCTTCAGCTTTGTCTACTTGAAAGGAATGATGTGA